From one Fusobacterium mortiferum ATCC 9817 genomic stretch:
- the sfsA gene encoding DNA/RNA nuclease SfsA, whose product MKKIYDIGKIEIGKFVDRPNRFIAEIEINNKVEKCHVHDSGRIRELLFQGNEVGVKRATNLEKRKTAFDVISALTQEKDERVLINSSFHRYISENILKDFDISPFGEVDSIKAEVKIGDSRLDYLLASGDKKIWIEVKGVSLSEDKVAKFPDAPSTRACKHLKELIKLKESGDRAAVMLLVFRDSDKFRPKYETDEEFSKLFYEAKSKGVEIYPIQLRLEDGAIYYIEKKIEII is encoded by the coding sequence ATGAAAAAAATATATGATATAGGAAAAATAGAGATAGGAAAATTTGTAGATAGACCTAATAGGTTTATAGCTGAAATAGAGATAAATAATAAGGTAGAAAAATGTCACGTACATGATTCTGGTAGAATAAGAGAGCTACTTTTTCAAGGAAATGAGGTAGGAGTAAAGAGAGCTACTAATCTAGAAAAAAGAAAGACAGCTTTTGATGTTATTTCTGCTTTGACTCAAGAAAAAGATGAAAGAGTATTAATAAACTCTTCTTTTCATAGATATATTTCAGAAAATATCTTAAAAGATTTTGATATTTCTCCTTTCGGAGAGGTAGATAGTATAAAAGCTGAGGTGAAAATAGGGGATAGTAGATTGGATTATCTTTTAGCTAGTGGAGATAAAAAGATATGGATAGAGGTAAAGGGAGTATCTCTTTCAGAAGATAAGGTAGCAAAATTTCCAGATGCTCCAAGCACAAGAGCTTGTAAGCATTTAAAAGAGTTGATAAAATTAAAAGAGAGTGGAGATAGAGCTGCTGTTATGTTATTGGTATTTAGAGATTCTGATAAATTTAGACCTAAATATGAAACTGATGAGGAGTTTTCAAAGCTATTTTATGAAGCAAAATCTAAGGGAGTGGAAATATATCCTATACAGTTGAGATTAGAAGATGGAGCTATATATTATATAGAAAAGAAGATAGAGATTATATAA
- a CDS encoding hemolysin family protein — MDTGPQFNLFLNLLFLVFLTMTNAFFACTEIAMVSINKNKINLLAENGNKTAKLIQKVLAEPTNFLSTIQVAITLSGFFASASAATGFAEILSKRLVAFNLPYTKEISIIIVTITLSYFTLVFGELVPKRIALHKAEAISMFAIRPIYIIAKLTFPFIKLLSVSTNIILRILGFKIDNVEEQVSEEEIKSLLEVGQIHGVFNKTEKDMITSVLSFDNKYAKEVMTPRTDTYMIDINTPLDEYLDEFLTKKHSRIPIYDGEIDNIVGVLFIKDFILEARKKGFENVDVRSIMRKPYFIPETKKIDILFKEMQASKIFMSIIIDEYGGFSGIVTMEDLIEEIVGSIEEEYENKEPKLTPIGENIYLVDGLFSLDTLNYELGLNLYSDNYDTLSGFIMGELERVPNEKEKIVLEYNNVILEVLSVKDKRIAKVKLTLAHKELNTETTEE; from the coding sequence ATGGATACGGGACCCCAATTTAATCTTTTTTTAAATCTTTTATTTTTAGTCTTTTTGACTATGACAAATGCTTTTTTTGCTTGTACAGAAATAGCTATGGTTTCTATTAACAAGAACAAAATCAATCTACTTGCAGAAAATGGTAACAAGACAGCTAAACTCATACAGAAAGTCTTAGCTGAGCCAACTAATTTTTTATCAACTATTCAAGTTGCTATAACTCTATCTGGATTCTTTGCCAGTGCTTCTGCAGCAACAGGTTTTGCTGAGATATTGAGTAAGAGATTAGTTGCTTTTAATCTTCCTTACACTAAGGAGATTTCTATTATAATCGTTACCATAACACTATCTTATTTTACTCTTGTATTTGGAGAGTTAGTTCCTAAAAGGATAGCCTTACACAAGGCAGAAGCAATAAGTATGTTTGCTATAAGACCAATATATATCATAGCAAAGCTTACTTTCCCTTTTATCAAATTATTATCAGTTTCTACAAATATAATTTTACGTATACTTGGATTTAAAATTGATAATGTTGAAGAACAGGTATCTGAAGAAGAGATAAAATCTCTATTAGAAGTTGGACAAATACACGGAGTTTTTAATAAGACAGAAAAGGATATGATTACATCTGTACTATCTTTTGATAATAAATATGCAAAAGAGGTTATGACTCCAAGAACAGATACCTATATGATTGATATCAATACTCCATTAGATGAGTATCTTGATGAGTTTTTAACTAAAAAACATTCAAGAATTCCTATATATGATGGGGAGATAGATAATATTGTCGGTGTTCTTTTTATCAAAGATTTTATTTTAGAAGCTAGAAAAAAAGGCTTTGAAAATGTCGATGTTCGTTCTATAATGAGAAAACCATATTTTATCCCTGAAACTAAGAAAATAGATATTTTATTCAAAGAGATGCAAGCTTCAAAGATATTTATGTCTATTATCATAGATGAGTATGGTGGTTTTTCTGGAATAGTTACTATGGAAGATTTAATTGAAGAGATTGTTGGTTCTATTGAAGAGGAGTATGAGAATAAAGAACCAAAACTAACTCCTATTGGAGAAAATATTTATCTTGTAGATGGACTTTTCTCCCTTGATACTCTTAACTATGAATTAGGTTTAAATCTTTATTCTGATAACTACGATACCCTTTCTGGATTTATTATGGGAGAGCTAGAAAGAGTTCCAAATGAAAAGGAAAAAATTGTATTGGAGTATAATAATGTTATTCTAGAAGTTTTATCTGTGAAAGATAAAAGAATTGCTAAAGTAAAATTGACTTTAGCTCATAAAGAACTCAATACTGAAACAACTGAAGAGTAG
- a CDS encoding betaine/proline/choline family ABC transporter ATP-binding protein: MIEFIGVNKIFKNNIVLHDINLKIEDKSITVFVGPSGCGKTTTLKMINGLIKPTSGKILIDGEDISKKNIIDLRRGIGYVIQQTGLFPHMTIKENIELVAKLEKVPELEREERVKELMDMVGLPYEKFADRYPKQLSGGQQQRVGIARAFMTNPDIILMDEPFSALDPITRSQLQDELINIQTQYKKTIIFVSHDMDEAVKIADKICIMGTGKVIQHDDPETILKNPANDFVSNFVGKNRIWSSPEYIKVKDIMLDNPITCSAEMSLFKCVRKMRHERVDSLLVIDRKGKFEGIITGKLIQKEKDHYKTVREILETPEFTTGPENSIIDVLKEVNENKLSSLPVVDENGILRGIITKTSLVTTLSQQFDITVN; this comes from the coding sequence ATGATAGAATTTATAGGAGTAAATAAAATATTTAAAAATAATATAGTTTTACACGATATAAATTTAAAAATAGAAGATAAAAGTATTACAGTTTTTGTAGGTCCATCTGGTTGTGGAAAAACTACTACACTAAAAATGATAAATGGACTTATCAAACCTACATCTGGAAAAATCCTTATAGATGGAGAGGATATTTCTAAAAAAAATATTATTGATTTAAGAAGAGGAATAGGATATGTTATCCAACAGACAGGTCTTTTCCCTCATATGACAATAAAAGAAAATATCGAATTAGTAGCTAAGTTAGAAAAAGTTCCAGAGTTAGAAAGAGAAGAAAGAGTAAAAGAGCTTATGGATATGGTGGGATTACCCTATGAAAAATTTGCTGATAGATACCCTAAACAGCTAAGTGGTGGACAGCAACAAAGAGTTGGTATAGCCAGAGCTTTTATGACAAATCCTGATATAATTCTTATGGACGAGCCATTTTCAGCTCTTGACCCTATTACTCGTTCTCAGCTCCAAGATGAGCTAATCAATATCCAAACTCAGTATAAAAAGACTATAATATTTGTTAGTCATGATATGGATGAGGCGGTTAAGATTGCTGATAAAATATGTATAATGGGTACTGGTAAAGTCATTCAACATGATGATCCTGAAACTATTTTAAAAAATCCAGCAAATGATTTCGTAAGTAATTTTGTTGGAAAAAATAGAATTTGGTCATCTCCAGAGTATATAAAAGTAAAAGATATTATGCTTGACAACCCTATCACTTGTTCTGCTGAGATGAGTCTATTTAAGTGTGTAAGAAAAATGAGACATGAAAGAGTTGACTCGCTTCTTGTAATTGACAGAAAAGGAAAATTTGAAGGAATAATAACTGGTAAGCTTATACAAAAAGAGAAAGATCATTATAAAACTGTAAGAGAGATATTAGAAACTCCAGAGTTTACTACTGGACCAGAAAACTCTATAATAGATGTTTTAAAAGAAGTAAATGAAAATAAATTATCTAGTTTACCAGTAGTAGATGAAAATGGAATTTTAAGAGGAATTATTACTAAAACTAGTCTAGTAACTACATTAAGTCAACAATTTGATATCACAGTCAATTAA
- a CDS encoding glycine betaine ABC transporter substrate-binding protein, with the protein MLADLIEDKTDIKVNRKLALGGTQVIFGALNKGEVDMYMEYTGTMFADMLKHNPIAENVKSSDVYSISKKEIEEKYDVLVGKEISANNTYRLAVRKETADKYNLENISDLIKVAPQLTISSTFEFTNKHDGLPGLLEAYPGLKFKNSLSIDGALRYQAIANKESDVIDAFATDGLISTYNLVVLDDDKEFFLPYHAVPLIREDIANKYPELKNIADSLVDVLTDEVMRELNNQVDTYKREPQEVAHEFLIERGLISK; encoded by the coding sequence ATGTTAGCAGATTTAATTGAAGATAAAACAGATATCAAAGTTAATAGAAAGTTAGCCTTAGGAGGAACTCAAGTTATTTTTGGTGCTTTAAATAAAGGAGAAGTAGATATGTATATGGAATATACTGGAACTATGTTTGCTGATATGTTAAAGCATAACCCTATAGCTGAAAATGTTAAATCTTCTGATGTTTATTCTATATCAAAAAAAGAGATAGAAGAGAAGTATGATGTATTAGTTGGAAAGGAGATTTCAGCTAATAATACATACAGATTAGCTGTTAGAAAAGAAACTGCTGATAAATATAACTTAGAAAATATCAGTGATTTAATTAAAGTTGCTCCACAATTAACTATCTCATCTACATTTGAATTTACAAATAAACATGATGGGTTACCTGGACTTTTAGAAGCTTATCCAGGACTGAAATTTAAAAACTCTCTATCTATAGATGGAGCTCTTCGTTATCAGGCTATTGCTAATAAAGAGAGTGATGTAATAGATGCCTTTGCTACTGATGGATTAATATCTACATATAATTTAGTAGTTTTAGATGATGATAAAGAGTTTTTCTTACCTTACCATGCTGTACCATTAATAAGAGAAGATATTGCTAATAAATATCCTGAGTTAAAAAATATAGCTGATTCACTTGTTGATGTTTTAACAGATGAAGTAATGAGAGAATTAAATAATCAAGTAGATACATACAAAAGAGAACCTCAAGAAGTAGCTCATGAGTTTTTAATCGAAAGAGGTCTAATATCTAAATAA
- a CDS encoding ABC transporter permease: MDFFTYIIQERAQIISLLVEHINLTLISVLVAILIGVPMGILISHFKKINKTVMGIANTIQAIPSMALLGFLIPFLGIGVMPSIFMVVLYSLLPIIKNTYTSIEGINPQMIEAAEGIGLTKLQILFKIQIPMALPVIMAGVRISAVTAVGLMTIAAFVGAGGLGFLVFSGIRTANTYQILAGAIPACILALFIDWTAAIIEKIVVPKGIVSGEEENKKSLSYIN, from the coding sequence ATGGATTTTTTTACTTATATTATACAAGAACGAGCTCAGATTATATCTCTTTTAGTAGAACATATAAATCTTACACTGATATCTGTACTTGTAGCTATTCTTATTGGAGTTCCCATGGGGATTTTAATAAGTCATTTTAAAAAAATAAATAAAACAGTTATGGGAATTGCTAATACTATTCAAGCTATTCCAAGTATGGCACTCTTAGGTTTTCTTATTCCTTTTTTAGGTATTGGAGTTATGCCATCTATCTTTATGGTAGTACTTTACTCTTTACTACCTATTATAAAAAATACTTATACAAGTATTGAAGGAATAAACCCACAGATGATAGAAGCAGCTGAAGGAATTGGACTTACAAAATTACAAATACTTTTTAAAATTCAAATCCCAATGGCTCTTCCTGTTATAATGGCAGGTGTACGTATCTCTGCTGTTACAGCTGTTGGACTTATGACTATTGCTGCCTTTGTAGGAGCTGGTGGATTAGGATTTTTAGTATTCTCTGGAATAAGAACAGCCAATACATATCAAATTTTAGCTGGAGCTATTCCAGCTTGTATATTGGCTCTATTTATTGACTGGACAGCAGCTATTATAGAAAAAATAGTTGTTCCTAAAGGAATAGTTAGTGGAGAGGAGGAAAATAAAAAATCCCTTTCTTACATAAACTAA
- a CDS encoding type III pantothenate kinase: MLITIDIGNTHIVTGIFDEKGNTLLTFRVSTNDKLTEDEYFSYFRNISKFNGIEIRKVSGIVVSSVVPNLITIFQFFGRKYFNIEPMIVDLEKNLPFTFASNMNPTGFGADRIIDIVQALEEYPDKNLIIIDLGTATTFDVLKKNVYVGGAILPGIEMSINALCGNTAKLPKVKFTTPECALGSDTISQIQSGIFYGYAGQIKHIIRKMKEEVGEECFVVATGGLGKILSAEIDEIDVYKADLSIKGLYTLYQNNKTK, encoded by the coding sequence ATGCTTATAACTATAGATATTGGAAATACTCATATTGTAACAGGAATCTTTGATGAAAAAGGAAATACTCTTCTTACATTTAGAGTTTCTACAAATGATAAATTGACAGAAGATGAATATTTCTCTTATTTTAGAAATATTTCAAAATTTAATGGAATTGAAATAAGAAAAGTTAGTGGAATAGTTGTTTCTTCAGTTGTTCCCAATCTTATAACTATTTTCCAATTCTTTGGAAGAAAATATTTTAATATTGAGCCTATGATAGTAGACTTAGAAAAAAATCTACCTTTTACATTTGCTAGTAATATGAATCCTACTGGATTTGGTGCTGATAGAATAATTGATATTGTCCAAGCTCTTGAAGAGTATCCTGATAAAAATCTTATCATCATAGACTTAGGTACTGCTACAACTTTTGATGTATTAAAGAAAAATGTCTATGTTGGAGGAGCAATACTTCCTGGAATTGAGATGAGCATCAATGCTCTTTGTGGTAACACAGCAAAACTTCCTAAGGTAAAATTTACAACACCTGAATGTGCATTAGGTTCTGATACTATTTCTCAAATCCAATCTGGTATATTCTATGGATATGCTGGACAGATAAAACATATTATCAGAAAAATGAAAGAGGAAGTAGGAGAAGAGTGCTTTGTAGTTGCTACTGGTGGACTTGGAAAAATCTTATCTGCTGAAATTGATGAGATAGATGTATACAAAGCAGATTTAAGTATAAAAGGTCTATATACTCTATATCAAAATAATAAAACAAAATAA
- a CDS encoding aminopeptidase: MDSRILKLAKNLVSHSCRVQKGEKVLIEIFGDTPKNLAKALVKEIHLVRGLPFVTLKDQSITRELLKSSTKEQLELMAKYELERMKDMDCYIGIRGSDNTAELSDVEDEKMRMYSDIFMLPVHLKERVNNTKWVVLRYPNNSMAQLANTSLENFEDFYFDVCCLDYSKMEKAMDSLSSLLNRSDRVRIVGPGTDISFSIKGMPNVKCYGLRNIPDGELYTAPVRESVNGVISYNTPSVYEGFTFENIVFEFKDGKIVKATANNTEKLNEILNSDEGARYIGEFAFGVNPYILKPMKDTLFDEKISGSIHFTPGQAYKQADNGNKSSIHWDLVLIQRPEFGGGEIWIDDILIRKDGIFVLDELKALNPENLK, translated from the coding sequence AGAATATTAAAATTAGCAAAAAATCTTGTTTCTCACTCTTGTAGAGTACAAAAAGGAGAAAAAGTTTTAATAGAAATTTTTGGAGATACTCCTAAAAATCTAGCAAAAGCATTAGTTAAAGAGATTCATTTAGTTAGAGGATTACCTTTCGTCACTTTAAAAGACCAATCTATTACTAGAGAGCTTTTAAAATCTTCTACTAAAGAGCAACTAGAACTAATGGCAAAATATGAGCTAGAAAGAATGAAAGATATGGACTGCTATATAGGGATCAGAGGTAGTGACAATACAGCAGAACTATCTGATGTAGAAGATGAAAAAATGAGAATGTATTCAGATATCTTTATGCTACCTGTACATTTAAAAGAAAGAGTTAATAATACTAAATGGGTAGTACTAAGATATCCTAATAACTCAATGGCACAGCTTGCAAATACATCATTAGAAAATTTTGAAGATTTTTACTTTGATGTATGTTGTCTTGATTATTCTAAAATGGAAAAAGCTATGGACAGCTTGAGTTCTCTTTTAAATAGATCAGATAGAGTTAGAATAGTAGGTCCTGGAACAGATATCAGTTTTTCTATTAAAGGAATGCCTAATGTTAAATGTTACGGACTTAGAAATATTCCAGATGGAGAACTTTATACTGCTCCAGTAAGAGAAAGTGTCAATGGTGTAATCTCATACAACACTCCATCTGTTTATGAAGGATTTACTTTTGAAAATATAGTATTTGAGTTTAAAGATGGTAAAATTGTAAAAGCTACTGCTAATAATACAGAAAAATTAAATGAAATTTTAAACTCTGATGAGGGAGCTAGATATATTGGAGAGTTTGCTTTTGGAGTAAACCCATATATTCTAAAACCTATGAAAGATACTCTATTTGACGAAAAAATATCTGGAAGTATTCACTTTACTCCTGGACAAGCTTATAAACAAGCTGACAATGGAAATAAATCTAGTATTCACTGGGATTTAGTTCTTATCCAAAGACCAGAGTTTGGTGGTGGAGAGATTTGGATAGATGATATATTAATTAGAAAAGATGGTATCTTTGTTTTAGATGAATTAAAAGCTTTAAATCCAGAAAATTTAAAATAA